A DNA window from Streptomyces parvus contains the following coding sequences:
- a CDS encoding GNAT family N-acetyltransferase has product MPPADDTPYEIRTATPEDTGLVEALDGSFTTATVFRVEMAENGFTLRETPVDPPLTKVFPEDENDEGSGAQGDEGSGAQGDETSGPLGGGEASGTQGDEGDRAAQGDPTFLALAADGSLAGFVSVTYARWNRRLTIEDIEVAPGHRGRGVGRALMSRAEEFAREQGAGHIWLEVTNINAPAIHAYRRMGFSLCGLDTSLYEFTASAGEYALYLSKPCR; this is encoded by the coding sequence ATGCCCCCGGCCGATGACACCCCTTATGAAATCCGCACCGCCACCCCTGAGGACACCGGGCTCGTCGAAGCCCTGGACGGCTCCTTCACCACGGCCACCGTCTTCCGCGTGGAGATGGCCGAGAACGGCTTCACCCTGCGGGAGACCCCGGTGGACCCGCCTCTGACCAAGGTGTTCCCGGAGGACGAGAACGACGAGGGCTCCGGGGCCCAGGGGGACGAGGGCTCAGGGGCCCAGGGGGACGAGACCTCAGGGCCCCTGGGGGGGGGCGAGGCCTCAGGGACCCAGGGGGACGAGGGGGACCGAGCGGCCCAGGGAGACCCCACCTTCCTGGCCCTGGCCGCCGACGGCTCCCTGGCAGGCTTCGTCTCCGTCACGTACGCGCGATGGAACCGCCGCCTCACCATCGAGGACATCGAGGTCGCTCCGGGCCACCGGGGCCGGGGCGTAGGCAGGGCGCTGATGTCCCGGGCGGAGGAGTTCGCCCGGGAGCAGGGCGCGGGCCACATCTGGCTGGAGGTCACCAACATCAACGCCCCCGCCATCCACGCGTACCGCCGGATGGGCTTCTCGCTCTGCGGCCTGGACACCTCGCTCTACGAGTTCACCGCCTCGGCCGGCGAGTACGCCCTCTACCTGAGCAAGCCCTGCCGCTGA
- a CDS encoding WhiB family transcriptional regulator — protein MGWVTDWSAQAACRTTDPDELFVQGAAQNRAKAVCTGCPVRTECLADALDNRVEFGVWGGMTERERRALLRRRPTVTSWRRLLETARSEYERSTGVLPGVIGLEDEELHETYAAVG, from the coding sequence ATGGGCTGGGTAACCGACTGGAGTGCGCAGGCAGCCTGCCGCACTACCGATCCGGATGAACTGTTCGTACAAGGGGCAGCGCAGAACAGAGCCAAGGCGGTGTGCACCGGATGCCCGGTGCGGACCGAGTGCCTGGCCGATGCGCTGGACAATCGCGTCGAATTCGGCGTGTGGGGCGGAATGACGGAGCGGGAGCGCCGCGCACTGCTGCGCCGTCGGCCGACCGTCACGTCCTGGCGCCGGCTGCTGGAGACCGCACGCAGCGAATACGAGCGGTCCACCGGCGTCCTGCCCGGAGTCATCGGGCTGGAGGACGAGGAACTGCACGAGACGTACGCCGCCGTCGGGTAG
- a CDS encoding ArsA-related P-loop ATPase, whose product MSRFQVVSGKGGTGKTTVAAALALALATEGRRTLLVEVEGRQGIAQLFGSDALPYEERRIAVAPGGGEVHALAIDAERALLDYLQMFYKLGSAGRALKKLGAIDFATTIAPGVRDVLLTGKACEAVRRKDKRGRFVYDHVIMDAPPTGRITRFLNVNDEVAGLAKIGPIHNQAQAVMRVLKSPQTAVHLVTLLEEMPVQETADGIAELRAAELPVGSVFVNMVRPHLLDEDALRTAAGGRRKEIAKALTRAGVTGSAALVRPLVAQAAEHAERVGLEREQRAVLAGLGLPTAELPLMGDGVDLAALHDLATELRKQGAGEEGDA is encoded by the coding sequence GTGAGCAGGTTCCAGGTCGTCAGCGGCAAGGGCGGTACCGGTAAGACCACGGTGGCCGCCGCCCTCGCGCTCGCCCTCGCGACCGAGGGCAGGCGCACCCTCCTCGTCGAGGTCGAGGGCAGGCAGGGCATCGCCCAGCTCTTCGGTTCCGACGCGCTCCCCTACGAGGAGCGCAGGATCGCCGTCGCGCCGGGCGGCGGCGAGGTGCACGCGCTGGCGATCGACGCCGAACGCGCGCTCCTCGACTACCTCCAGATGTTCTACAAACTCGGCAGCGCCGGCCGTGCCCTGAAGAAGCTCGGCGCGATCGACTTCGCCACCACCATCGCGCCCGGCGTCCGGGACGTCCTGCTGACCGGCAAGGCGTGCGAAGCCGTACGCCGCAAGGACAAGCGGGGCCGGTTCGTCTACGACCACGTGATCATGGACGCCCCGCCGACCGGCCGGATCACCCGCTTCCTCAACGTCAACGACGAGGTGGCCGGACTGGCGAAGATCGGCCCGATACACAACCAGGCCCAGGCCGTGATGCGGGTCCTGAAGTCCCCGCAGACCGCGGTCCACCTGGTGACCCTCCTGGAGGAGATGCCGGTCCAGGAGACCGCGGACGGCATCGCCGAGCTGCGCGCCGCCGAACTGCCCGTGGGCAGCGTCTTCGTGAACATGGTCCGCCCGCATCTGCTGGACGAGGACGCCCTGCGCACCGCGGCGGGCGGGCGCCGCAAGGAGATCGCCAAAGCGCTGACCCGGGCCGGAGTGACCGGTTCCGCCGCCCTCGTACGTCCGCTGGTCGCGCAGGCGGCCGAGCACGCGGAGCGGGTCGGTCTGGAGCGGGAGCAGCGCGCGGTGCTGGCCGGTCTCGGCCTGCCGACGGCGGAGCTGCCGCTGATGGGCGACGGGGTGGACCTCGCCGCGCTGCACGACCTGGCCACGGAGCTCCGTAAGCAGGGCGCGGGGGAAGAGGGGGACGCATGA
- a CDS encoding SGNH/GDSL hydrolase family protein gives MSVRRIWASLSTLAIAAVAALGVAGPASAADSAAAGGYVALGDSYSSGVGAGSYLSDSGDCRRSTAAYPYLWQAANSPASFDFVACSGATTSSVASSQLGVLSASTSLVSVTAGGNDVGFADVMQDCVLGSEATCLSSVDAAVGQMNNTLPGSLDSLYDGIRTRAPQAQVVVLGYPRFYQLSGSCVAGLSEAERAAINNASDVLNDVIAKRSADAGFTFSSVVDEFTGHELCSGDAWLHSVTVPVYNSYHPKAAGQSGGYLPAFRSAV, from the coding sequence ATGTCAGTACGAAGAATTTGGGCATCCCTCTCCACTCTCGCGATCGCCGCCGTGGCGGCCCTCGGTGTCGCCGGGCCGGCTTCCGCCGCCGACTCGGCCGCCGCGGGCGGCTATGTCGCGCTCGGCGACTCCTACTCCTCGGGCGTCGGCGCCGGAAGCTACCTCTCCGACAGCGGCGACTGCCGCCGCAGCACCGCCGCCTACCCCTACCTGTGGCAGGCGGCGAACTCCCCCGCCTCCTTCGACTTCGTCGCCTGCTCGGGGGCGACGACCTCGTCCGTGGCGAGCAGCCAGCTCGGCGTGCTCAGCGCGTCCACCTCGCTGGTCAGCGTCACCGCCGGAGGCAATGACGTCGGGTTCGCCGACGTCATGCAGGACTGCGTGCTCGGCAGCGAGGCAACCTGCCTCAGCAGCGTGGACGCGGCCGTCGGGCAGATGAACAACACCCTGCCCGGCAGCCTGGATTCGCTCTACGACGGCATCCGGACCCGCGCCCCGCAGGCCCAGGTCGTGGTCCTCGGCTACCCCCGCTTCTACCAGCTGTCGGGCAGCTGCGTCGCCGGGCTCAGCGAGGCCGAACGGGCCGCGATCAACAACGCGTCGGACGTGCTGAACGACGTCATCGCCAAGCGGTCCGCCGACGCCGGGTTCACCTTCTCCAGCGTGGTGGACGAGTTCACCGGACACGAGCTGTGCTCGGGCGACGCCTGGCTGCACAGCGTCACCGTCCCGGTCTACAACTCCTACCACCCCAAGGCCGCAGGGCAGTCGGGCGGCTATCTGCCCGCCTTCCGCTCGGCGGTGT
- a CDS encoding ArsA family ATPase translates to MSADTDTAAEGGPETDATAAAGLDTDALLDDPDIRIVVCCGSGGVGKTTTAAALGVRAAERGRKVVVLTIDPARRLAQSMGIDQLDNVPRRVDGIEGDGELHAMMLDMKRTFDETVEAHADAERARAILENPFYQSLSAGFAGTQEYMAMEKLGQLRARDEWDLIIVDTPPSRSALDFLDAPKRLGSFLDGKFIRLLMAPAKVGGRAGMKFLNVGMSMMSGTLGKLLGGQFLRDVQTFVAAMDTMFGGFRSRADATYKLLQAPGTAFLVVATPEQDALREAAYFVERLAAEDMPLAGLVLNRVHGSEASRLSADQALAAAENLDDARIVDQGAGKAGLGDRGTPDPAVTASGTTEPPLSPEAGQASGPQTSAEHQDPTENEPPHENIAHAATAPEGDTADAAHVVDAAGASDTDATDVISIEELTAGLLRLHAERMQVVARENRTRDRFTVLHPEVPVTAVEALPGDVHDLDGLRAIGDLLADGSAPAPAGAA, encoded by the coding sequence ATGAGCGCGGACACGGACACGGCGGCCGAAGGCGGGCCGGAGACGGACGCTACGGCCGCGGCCGGGCTGGACACCGACGCGCTGCTGGACGACCCGGACATCCGGATCGTCGTCTGCTGCGGCTCCGGCGGCGTCGGCAAGACCACGACCGCCGCGGCCCTCGGCGTACGGGCCGCCGAGCGCGGCCGGAAGGTCGTCGTCCTCACCATCGACCCGGCCCGCCGGCTCGCCCAGTCCATGGGCATCGACCAGCTGGACAACGTGCCCCGCCGGGTCGACGGCATCGAAGGCGACGGCGAACTGCACGCCATGATGCTCGACATGAAGCGCACCTTCGACGAGACCGTCGAGGCGCATGCGGACGCCGAGCGGGCCAGGGCCATCCTGGAGAACCCCTTCTACCAGTCCCTGTCGGCCGGGTTCGCCGGTACGCAGGAGTACATGGCGATGGAGAAGCTCGGGCAGCTGCGGGCACGCGACGAGTGGGACCTGATCATCGTCGACACCCCGCCCTCGCGCTCCGCGCTGGACTTCCTGGACGCGCCGAAGCGGCTGGGGTCCTTCCTCGACGGGAAGTTCATCCGGCTGCTGATGGCGCCCGCGAAGGTGGGCGGCCGGGCCGGGATGAAGTTCCTCAACGTCGGCATGTCGATGATGAGCGGCACGCTGGGCAAGCTGCTCGGGGGCCAGTTCCTGCGGGACGTCCAGACGTTCGTCGCCGCGATGGACACCATGTTCGGCGGTTTCCGCAGCCGGGCGGACGCCACGTACAAGCTGCTCCAGGCGCCCGGCACGGCTTTCCTCGTGGTCGCGACGCCGGAGCAGGACGCGCTGCGCGAGGCCGCCTACTTCGTGGAGCGGCTGGCCGCCGAGGACATGCCGCTGGCCGGTCTGGTCCTCAACCGCGTGCACGGCAGCGAGGCTTCACGGCTCTCCGCGGACCAGGCGCTGGCCGCCGCAGAAAATCTTGACGACGCCCGCATTGTGGATCAGGGGGCCGGGAAAGCTGGCCTTGGTGACCGGGGAACCCCCGACCCGGCGGTCACCGCTTCCGGAACGACCGAGCCGCCCCTCTCCCCCGAGGCCGGGCAGGCGTCCGGTCCGCAGACCTCAGCCGAGCACCAGGACCCGACGGAGAACGAGCCGCCCCACGAGAACATCGCGCACGCCGCGACCGCCCCTGAGGGGGACACCGCCGACGCCGCCCATGTGGTGGACGCGGCCGGCGCGTCGGACACCGACGCGACCGACGTCATCAGCATCGAGGAACTGACGGCGGGTCTCCTGCGCCTGCACGCCGAGCGCATGCAGGTCGTCGCCCGCGAGAACCGCACCCGCGACCGCTTCACCGTGCTCCACCCGGAGGTCCCGGTGACGGCCGTCGAAGCGCTGCCCGGCGACGTACACGACCTGGACGGCCTCCGGGCCATCGGCGACCTGCTGGCGGACGGTTCCGCCCCGGCCCCTGCCGGAGCGGCGTAG
- a CDS encoding Scr1 family TA system antitoxin-like transcriptional regulator yields the protein MLQSAEYARHVFSSAPNATPEAVGSAVAALVERQSVLYEPQRESVFESGCPPTRTN from the coding sequence ATGTTGCAGAGCGCCGAGTACGCCCGGCACGTGTTCAGCAGCGCGCCGAACGCCACTCCGGAAGCCGTGGGAAGTGCGGTCGCTGCGCTGGTGGAGCGGCAGAGCGTGCTGTACGAGCCGCAGCGGGAGTCGGTCTTCGAGAGCGGGTGTCCGCCGACTCGGACGAACTAG
- a CDS encoding transglycosylase domain-containing protein: MPKKRSGGGLTTTQQAAKFVGVAALSGAVLAGIALPAAGALGLAAKGTVEGFDEIPSNLKTPPLSQRTTIQDRDGGTIATVYSRDRTVVPLKDISPYMQDAIIAIEDSRFYEHGAVDLKGILRAMNRNVQAGGTAQGASTLTQQYVKNVFVEEAGDDPEKVAEATQQTLGRKVRELKYAIQVEEELGKKKILENYLNITFFGQQAYGVEAASQRYFSKHAKDLKVEEAALLAGIVQSPSRYDPVNDTEEATKRRNTVLARMAAVKSITQAEADKAMETPIKLKVSRPKNGCITAVSGSGFFCDYVRKTILTDPAFGKTDEERAKLWNLGGLTIRTTLDPRAQKAANEAATARVNKDDKFAASVVQVQPGSGKILSMGQSRPYGLDQKQNETVLNLAVSNRMGGSTYGFQVGSTFKPFTAAAALEKGISPATTFSSDWKMTLQERDFRNCSGSPAGYAPWELQNELESEKGSWDMTSALGKSINTYFAMLEQKAGLCETVEMAKKVGYERGDGKKIVENPSITLGSEVSTPLSMAGAYAAFANRGTYCTPIAIESIKDPQGKALDVPKTSCSRAMSERTADTINQMLKGVVEDGTGTQAGLSDRDNAGKTGTTNDRKDAWFVGYTPNLSTAVWVGDDIGEKSSMFNVTIGGQYYDKVCGGCLPGPIWRIAMTGALDASETPGFNTVPVPRGKEKEDKDAEKGDRDRGRDRGDDDDKPGNDGNRFPGIELPEGVIGGPGGGGRGGGNEGP, translated from the coding sequence ATGCCAAAGAAGCGCTCGGGCGGCGGTCTCACCACGACTCAGCAGGCCGCCAAGTTCGTCGGTGTCGCCGCGCTCTCCGGAGCTGTCCTGGCAGGCATCGCGCTGCCCGCAGCCGGAGCGCTGGGGCTCGCCGCCAAGGGGACGGTCGAAGGGTTCGACGAGATCCCCTCCAACCTCAAGACGCCGCCGCTCAGCCAGCGGACCACGATCCAGGACCGCGACGGCGGCACCATCGCCACGGTGTACTCCCGCGACCGCACGGTCGTGCCGCTCAAGGACATCTCGCCGTACATGCAGGACGCGATCATCGCGATCGAGGACTCCCGCTTCTACGAGCACGGCGCGGTCGACCTCAAGGGCATCCTGCGCGCGATGAACCGCAACGTACAGGCGGGCGGGACCGCGCAGGGCGCGTCGACCCTCACCCAGCAGTACGTGAAGAACGTCTTCGTCGAGGAGGCGGGCGACGACCCGGAGAAGGTCGCCGAGGCCACGCAGCAGACGCTCGGCCGCAAGGTCCGCGAGCTGAAGTACGCGATCCAGGTCGAGGAAGAGCTCGGCAAGAAGAAGATCCTGGAGAACTACCTCAACATCACGTTCTTCGGGCAGCAGGCGTACGGCGTCGAGGCCGCGTCCCAGCGCTACTTCTCCAAGCACGCCAAGGACCTCAAGGTGGAGGAGGCCGCGCTGCTCGCCGGCATCGTCCAGTCGCCGAGCCGCTACGACCCGGTCAACGACACGGAGGAAGCGACCAAGCGCCGCAACACCGTGCTGGCGCGGATGGCCGCGGTCAAGAGCATCACGCAGGCCGAGGCCGACAAGGCCATGGAGACGCCCATCAAGCTGAAGGTGTCCCGGCCGAAGAACGGCTGCATCACCGCCGTCAGCGGCTCCGGCTTCTTCTGCGACTACGTACGCAAGACGATCCTCACCGACCCCGCCTTCGGCAAGACCGACGAGGAGCGGGCCAAGCTCTGGAACCTCGGCGGTCTGACCATCCGGACCACGCTGGACCCGCGCGCCCAGAAGGCCGCCAACGAGGCCGCCACCGCGAGGGTCAACAAGGACGACAAGTTCGCGGCGTCCGTGGTGCAGGTCCAGCCGGGCAGCGGCAAGATCCTCTCGATGGGCCAGTCCCGCCCGTACGGCCTGGACCAGAAGCAGAACGAGACCGTCCTGAACCTCGCCGTCAGCAACAGGATGGGCGGCAGCACCTACGGCTTCCAGGTCGGCTCCACGTTCAAGCCGTTCACCGCGGCGGCGGCGCTGGAGAAGGGCATCAGCCCGGCGACGACGTTCTCCTCGGACTGGAAGATGACGCTCCAGGAGCGGGACTTCCGCAACTGCTCGGGCTCCCCGGCCGGTTACGCGCCCTGGGAACTCCAGAACGAGCTGGAGTCCGAGAAGGGCAGCTGGGACATGACGAGCGCGCTCGGCAAGTCCATCAACACCTACTTCGCGATGCTGGAGCAGAAGGCCGGCCTCTGCGAGACCGTCGAGATGGCCAAGAAGGTCGGCTACGAGCGCGGTGACGGCAAGAAGATCGTCGAGAACCCGTCGATCACCCTCGGCAGTGAGGTGAGCACACCGCTCTCCATGGCCGGCGCCTACGCCGCGTTCGCCAACCGCGGCACGTACTGCACACCGATCGCCATCGAGTCCATCAAGGACCCGCAGGGCAAGGCGCTCGACGTGCCGAAGACATCCTGCTCGCGCGCGATGAGCGAGCGGACCGCGGACACGATCAACCAGATGCTCAAGGGCGTCGTCGAGGACGGCACCGGTACGCAGGCCGGACTCAGCGACCGGGACAACGCGGGCAAGACCGGTACGACCAACGACCGCAAGGACGCCTGGTTCGTCGGGTACACGCCGAACCTCTCCACCGCGGTGTGGGTCGGTGACGACATCGGTGAGAAGAGCTCGATGTTCAACGTCACCATCGGCGGCCAGTACTACGACAAGGTCTGCGGTGGCTGTCTGCCCGGCCCGATCTGGCGCATCGCGATGACCGGAGCGCTGGACGCGTCCGAAACTCCCGGGTTCAATACCGTCCCCGTGCCTCGCGGCAAGGAGAAGGAGGACAAGGACGCGGAGAAGGGCGACCGCGACCGGGGCCGTGACCGCGGTGACGACGACGACAAGCCCGGCAACGACGGCAACCGGTTCCCCGGCATCGAGCTGCCGGAGGGCGTGATCGGCGGACCGGGCGGCGGCGGCCGGGGCGGCGGCAACGAGGGCCCCTGA
- a CDS encoding DUF4177 domain-containing protein codes for MTKWEYATVPLLVHATKQILDTWGEDGWELVQVVPGPNNPEQLVAYLKREKA; via the coding sequence ATGACCAAGTGGGAATACGCGACCGTGCCCCTTCTCGTGCACGCGACCAAGCAGATTCTGGACACCTGGGGCGAGGACGGCTGGGAGCTGGTCCAGGTCGTTCCCGGCCCGAACAACCCCGAGCAGCTCGTGGCCTACCTGAAGCGGGAGAAGGCGTAG
- a CDS encoding GatB/YqeY domain-containing protein: MTTLKSKLKEDLHTAMKARDELTSSTLRLTLTAITKEEVSGTSARELSDDEVQKVIAKEAKKRREAAEAFAQGGRTEQAERERAEGELLDGYLPKQLSDDELNAIVASAVEEAKAAGAEGPRAMGTVMKIVNPKVAGLAEGGRVAAAVKKLLAG; encoded by the coding sequence ATGACCACGCTCAAGTCCAAGCTCAAGGAAGACCTCCACACGGCCATGAAGGCGCGTGACGAGCTGACCTCGTCCACCCTTCGGCTCACCCTCACCGCGATCACGAAGGAAGAGGTCAGCGGTACGTCGGCGCGCGAGCTCTCCGACGACGAGGTGCAGAAGGTGATCGCCAAGGAAGCGAAGAAGCGCCGTGAGGCGGCCGAGGCCTTCGCCCAGGGTGGCCGGACCGAGCAGGCCGAGCGCGAGAGGGCGGAGGGCGAGCTGCTCGACGGCTACCTGCCCAAGCAGCTCTCCGACGACGAGCTGAACGCGATCGTGGCGTCCGCCGTCGAGGAGGCCAAGGCCGCCGGGGCCGAGGGGCCGCGCGCGATGGGCACCGTCATGAAGATCGTCAACCCGAAGGTTGCCGGGCTCGCCGAGGGCGGCCGGGTCGCCGCCGCGGTGAAGAAGCTCCTCGCCGGCTGA
- a CDS encoding RidA family protein, which yields MAGAVESRLAELGLTLPAVVPPLASYQPAVQSGVYVYTSGQLPMVDGKLAVTGKVGAEVTPDEAKELAKTCALNALAAVKSVAGDLDRIKRVVKVVGFVASASDFTGQPAVINGASELLGAVLGDKGVHARSAVGVAVLPLDAPVEVEVQVELDEA from the coding sequence GTGGCGGGCGCCGTCGAGTCGCGCCTCGCCGAGCTGGGTCTGACCCTGCCCGCCGTCGTGCCGCCGCTGGCCTCGTACCAGCCGGCCGTGCAGTCGGGGGTGTACGTGTACACCTCGGGCCAGCTGCCGATGGTGGACGGCAAACTCGCCGTCACCGGCAAGGTCGGCGCCGAGGTCACGCCGGACGAGGCGAAGGAGCTCGCGAAGACGTGCGCGCTCAACGCGCTCGCCGCCGTGAAGTCGGTCGCCGGTGACCTGGACCGGATCAAGCGCGTCGTGAAGGTCGTGGGCTTCGTCGCCTCGGCCTCCGACTTCACCGGCCAGCCCGCCGTGATCAACGGCGCCAGCGAGCTGCTGGGCGCGGTCCTCGGCGACAAGGGCGTGCACGCCCGCAGCGCCGTGGGCGTCGCCGTGCTGCCGCTGGACGCACCGGTCGAGGTCGAGGTCCAGGTGGAGCTCGACGAGGCCTGA
- a CDS encoding metallophosphoesterase has translation MRARYGVPLKVTAVGAAVGAAGLAYAAGFEARSFRLRRVTVPVLPHGARPLRVLQVSDIHMVCGQRKKRAWLQSLAGLRPDFVVNTGDNLSDPEAVPEVLDALGPLMEFPGVYVFGSNDYYGPKLRNPARYLLEKVQGKHGLNGNAPAVGVVHNPWEPMRDAFDEAGWLDLSNTRGRLKLEGMELAFTGLDDPHIKRDRYAEVQGGPETGADLSIGVVHAPYLRSLDAFTADGYPLILAGHTHGGQLCIPFYGALVTNCDLDTDRVKGLSSHTVGDKRAYLHVSAGCGTNRYTPVRFACPPEATLLTLVAKT, from the coding sequence ATGCGCGCACGCTACGGAGTACCCCTGAAAGTCACGGCAGTCGGCGCGGCGGTCGGCGCCGCCGGGCTCGCCTACGCCGCCGGGTTCGAGGCCCGCTCGTTCCGCCTGCGACGGGTCACCGTTCCCGTACTCCCGCACGGGGCGCGTCCGTTGCGGGTGCTCCAGGTCTCCGACATCCACATGGTGTGCGGTCAGCGCAAGAAGCGCGCCTGGCTCCAGTCGCTGGCGGGCCTGCGCCCCGACTTCGTGGTGAACACCGGCGACAACCTCTCCGACCCGGAGGCGGTGCCCGAGGTACTGGACGCGCTGGGCCCGCTGATGGAGTTCCCGGGCGTGTACGTCTTCGGCTCCAACGACTACTACGGCCCCAAGCTCCGCAACCCGGCCCGCTACCTCCTGGAGAAGGTCCAGGGCAAGCACGGCCTCAACGGCAACGCCCCCGCGGTCGGCGTCGTCCACAATCCGTGGGAGCCCATGCGCGACGCCTTCGACGAGGCGGGCTGGCTGGACCTGTCGAACACCCGGGGCCGGCTCAAGCTGGAGGGCATGGAGCTGGCGTTCACCGGCCTGGACGACCCGCACATCAAGCGGGACCGTTACGCCGAGGTCCAGGGCGGCCCGGAAACCGGCGCCGACCTCTCCATCGGCGTGGTCCACGCCCCGTACCTCCGCTCCCTGGACGCGTTCACGGCCGACGGCTACCCCCTGATCCTCGCGGGCCACACGCACGGCGGTCAGCTGTGCATCCCGTTCTACGGAGCGCTGGTCACCAACTGCGACCTGGACACCGACCGGGTCAAGGGCCTGTCGAGCCACACGGTCGGCGACAAGCGCGCCTACCTCCACGTCTCCGCAGGCTGCGGCACCAACCGCTACACCCCGGTCCGCTTCGCCTGCCCGCCCGAGGCGACGCTGCTGACGTTGGTGGCCAAGACCTGA
- a CDS encoding NUDIX hydrolase, with protein sequence MSQGQWYPPEWPDRIRALAAGELTAVTPRRAATVMLLRDRGPQAPTPGPVVHMLRRRTSMAFAGGAYAYPGGGVDPRDDDRLIGWAGPPLEQWADRLGVATVTEAQAVVCAAVRETFEEAGVLLAGPTATTVVGDTTGDDWEADREALVARDLSFAEFLDRRGLVLRSDLLGAWARWITPEFEPRRYDTWFFVAALPEGQRTRDVSTEADRTVWIAPAEAARRYDAGELLMMPPTVTTLRALAPYRTAEEALEAADVQDMAPVLAQARLEGDELVLTWPGHDEFTKHVPTAGGGGGAA encoded by the coding sequence ATGTCCCAAGGTCAGTGGTACCCCCCGGAATGGCCCGACCGGATCAGGGCCCTCGCCGCCGGTGAGCTGACGGCCGTGACGCCCCGGCGGGCGGCCACGGTGATGCTGCTCCGCGACCGTGGGCCGCAGGCGCCGACGCCCGGCCCCGTCGTGCACATGCTGCGCCGCCGTACGTCGATGGCGTTCGCCGGAGGCGCGTACGCCTATCCGGGTGGCGGTGTCGATCCGCGGGACGACGACCGGCTGATCGGGTGGGCCGGGCCCCCGTTGGAGCAGTGGGCCGACCGGCTCGGCGTGGCGACGGTCACCGAGGCGCAGGCCGTCGTCTGCGCGGCGGTGCGCGAGACGTTCGAGGAGGCGGGCGTCCTGCTCGCCGGGCCGACCGCGACGACCGTGGTCGGCGACACGACCGGGGACGACTGGGAGGCCGACCGGGAGGCGCTGGTCGCCCGGGACCTGTCCTTCGCGGAGTTCCTGGACCGGCGCGGCCTGGTGCTGCGCTCGGACCTGCTGGGCGCCTGGGCGCGGTGGATCACCCCGGAGTTCGAACCGCGCCGCTACGACACCTGGTTCTTCGTCGCCGCGCTCCCCGAGGGGCAGCGCACCCGGGACGTCTCCACCGAGGCCGACCGTACGGTGTGGATCGCCCCGGCGGAGGCCGCCCGCCGCTACGACGCGGGCGAGCTGCTGATGATGCCGCCCACCGTGACCACGCTGCGGGCCCTCGCGCCGTACAGGACGGCAGAGGAGGCCCTGGAGGCCGCCGACGTGCAGGACATGGCCCCGGTCCTCGCGCAGGCCCGGCTGGAGGGCGACGAGCTGGTGCTGACCTGGCCGGGACACGACGAGTTCACCAAACACGTGCCCACGGCGGGCGGGGGAGGCGGTGCCGCATGA
- a CDS encoding Pr6Pr family membrane protein: protein MTAPRAALLPRPRAAEVLPAPTGPRRPWATALRTLACGAAAAGPAIALATGTAPPPLIHFTVLANLLVAVAFGWSAVRSWRGAPPLPPYLTGGVLLLAAITGLMHHLVLVNYAESPAPATGWPLAANLLLHTATPLTVAADWLLLTAPRTLRLAHIPLWLTAPAAYLGLTLIRGALLSPGSPARYPYPFLDVDTYGYAGTLTQALALGLLFTALAALITAVDHIRPNVAGWIQHRRNRISPPAAGGLK, encoded by the coding sequence ATGACCGCGCCCCGGGCCGCCCTGCTCCCCCGCCCCCGGGCGGCAGAGGTGCTCCCGGCCCCCACCGGCCCCCGCCGCCCCTGGGCCACGGCTCTGCGCACCCTGGCATGCGGGGCGGCGGCCGCAGGCCCGGCCATCGCCCTGGCGACCGGGACCGCCCCACCGCCCCTGATCCATTTCACGGTCCTGGCGAACCTGCTGGTCGCGGTGGCCTTCGGCTGGTCGGCGGTACGTTCGTGGCGAGGCGCTCCGCCGCTCCCGCCGTACCTGACGGGCGGGGTGCTCCTGCTCGCGGCGATCACCGGCCTGATGCACCACCTGGTGCTGGTGAACTACGCCGAGAGTCCGGCCCCGGCAACGGGCTGGCCTCTCGCGGCGAACCTCCTGCTCCACACGGCGACCCCCTTGACGGTTGCCGCGGACTGGCTCCTGCTGACCGCGCCGCGGACCCTGCGCCTGGCCCACATCCCGCTCTGGCTGACCGCCCCCGCGGCCTACCTGGGCCTCACCCTGATCCGCGGAGCCCTGCTCTCCCCCGGCTCCCCGGCCCGCTACCCGTACCCGTTCCTCGACGTCGACACGTACGGCTACGCCGGCACCCTCACCCAGGCCCTCGCCCTCGGCCTCCTCTTCACCGCCCTGGCTGCCCTGATCACCGCCGTGGACCACATACGGCCGAACGTGGCGGGGTGGATCCAGCACCGAAGAAACCGGATTTCGCCTCCGGCCGCCGGTGGGCTAAAGTAA